Proteins from a genomic interval of Candidatus Bathyarchaeota archaeon:
- a CDS encoding SWIM zinc finger family protein translates to MTNVLHFILATAARFKGITRDDLISVYNTTLWGFEHPLKGPFLSSEKLTSRIREVLKPPRGGVKIDQTSIRIAGNVLYAKGGSKQYEITISEEKCTCECPAFTYRGGICKHIRQLQYDAIIGDIGKKNPEAKTIAIASFKSTGLKRDPMYMLSVGVDLLLNWKFLEEKNGKLLITRDGRQALVNYLLEMEHVRLLRDRIKKGETVKNEEDIIRWAIEDYTIPEDETTRSGLPEVLAQAIWKHVKNQPYKQILPKRWIKPFLDAKDKLNQIFNAYLAFCPKENKMLAQLIRTARRRVHYGCIKELLPLMVLDIEEINDVLKAEKLFQNGIKNVNDLSRVYYEELSELLKISQDEARKAVQKAKNIVKLVSEFSGDRAQLGILAARTGVKVDALLDYLLPKEMAERLRY, encoded by the coding sequence ATGACAAATGTTCTTCATTTTATTCTTGCGACCGCTGCAAGATTTAAGGGAATTACGCGTGATGATTTGATTTCAGTATACAATACTACCTTATGGGGATTTGAACATCCGCTAAAGGGGCCATTTCTGTCTAGTGAAAAATTAACTAGTAGAATTAGAGAGGTCTTAAAACCTCCAAGAGGTGGTGTAAAGATCGATCAAACCAGTATCCGAATAGCTGGAAATGTTTTATACGCAAAAGGAGGGTCCAAACAATATGAAATCACAATATCAGAAGAGAAATGTACATGCGAATGCCCTGCGTTCACCTATAGAGGAGGAATATGTAAACATATTAGGCAGCTTCAATACGATGCGATAATAGGAGACATTGGAAAGAAGAATCCCGAAGCAAAAACTATCGCAATCGCATCTTTTAAGAGCACTGGGCTTAAACGTGACCCAATGTATATGTTGTCTGTAGGCGTCGATTTACTGTTAAACTGGAAATTTTTAGAGGAAAAAAATGGAAAGCTCTTGATCACCAGAGACGGTAGACAAGCTCTTGTTAATTATCTACTTGAGATGGAACATGTTAGACTTTTAAGAGATCGTATCAAAAAAGGCGAAACTGTGAAAAATGAAGAAGACATAATTAGATGGGCTATAGAGGACTATACGATACCTGAAGATGAAACAACTCGAAGTGGTCTTCCAGAAGTGTTAGCTCAAGCTATTTGGAAACATGTCAAAAATCAACCATATAAGCAAATTCTGCCGAAACGCTGGATTAAACCTTTCTTGGATGCAAAAGATAAGTTAAACCAAATTTTCAATGCCTACCTTGCATTTTGCCCAAAAGAAAACAAGATGCTTGCTCAACTCATCAGAACTGCTAGAAGGAGAGTCCATTATGGTTGCATCAAAGAACTTCTGCCGTTAATGGTTCTTGACATAGAAGAAATTAATGATGTCTTAAAAGCGGAAAAACTTTTCCAAAATGGAATAAAGAACGTTAATGACCTTTCAAGAGTCTACTATGAAGAACTTTCCGAATTACTTAAAATCTCTCAAGATGAGGCAAGAAAAGCTGTACAAAAAGCAAAAAATATAGTCAAACTTGTTTCAGAATTTAGCGGAGACAGAGCACAACTAGGCATATTAGCGGCACGAACAGGGGTAAAGGTTGACGCCCTTCTTGACTATCTCCTTCCTAAGGAAATGGCTGAAAGACTTAGATATTAA
- a CDS encoding trypsin-like peptidase domain-containing protein — MELPQKSKVTRFSTILIVTIVVVSLFAGGTLGYLISYSMISERISNMQNQLSVLQEQISNLQSTQNATCQNVTQNITYILGENVSLSQLYEQIRDSVVLIRGVIVQYGPWGPYYTQVQGSGFVYNFTGQMVILTNYHVVHNAINITVTFMNGNGYAATVLGSDPYADLAVLSTDAPQSEYKPLEIVSSSTLKVGDPVIAVGNPFGLAGSVTTGIVSQLGRTITEETTGGYPIANVIQITAPINPGNSGGPLLNYRGQVVGITTAIVKNSQGLGFAIPSNTILREIGALIENGTYNKHPWLGVEVIDMTYEIATAMKVNITYGCLIVHVVSDGPADQAGLQGGTQQVQIAGKWVTIGGDIIIAINQTRITNIDALATYLEEYTLPGQTINVTIVRNNQTMTFAVELGTRPPPSPSSMS, encoded by the coding sequence TTGGAGCTTCCTCAAAAATCAAAAGTAACACGCTTTTCAACAATTCTTATAGTAACAATTGTCGTGGTTAGCCTATTTGCAGGAGGAACGCTCGGCTATTTAATAAGTTACTCAATGATTTCAGAAAGAATCAGCAACATGCAGAATCAATTATCAGTGCTTCAAGAACAAATTTCGAATCTTCAATCAACACAGAATGCTACTTGTCAAAACGTCACTCAAAATATAACCTACATCTTAGGAGAAAATGTTTCACTGTCCCAGTTATATGAGCAAATTAGAGACTCTGTTGTCTTAATCCGAGGGGTAATAGTGCAGTATGGTCCTTGGGGCCCCTACTACACACAAGTCCAAGGGTCAGGATTCGTCTACAACTTTACTGGACAAATGGTAATCCTCACAAACTATCACGTAGTCCATAATGCAATCAATATCACCGTAACCTTCATGAACGGAAACGGGTACGCAGCAACTGTTCTAGGCTCGGACCCCTACGCAGATCTTGCAGTGCTTTCAACAGACGCCCCACAAAGCGAATACAAGCCTCTAGAAATTGTCAGTTCATCAACACTAAAAGTTGGTGACCCAGTGATAGCAGTAGGCAACCCGTTTGGACTAGCAGGCTCTGTGACCACAGGCATAGTTAGTCAACTAGGAAGAACAATAACTGAAGAAACGACTGGTGGATACCCAATAGCTAACGTCATCCAAATAACCGCACCGATTAACCCTGGCAACTCAGGAGGACCGCTTCTAAACTACCGAGGACAAGTTGTTGGCATAACCACAGCCATTGTGAAGAATTCCCAAGGACTCGGCTTCGCAATTCCATCAAACACTATTTTACGGGAGATAGGAGCGTTAATAGAAAATGGTACATATAATAAGCATCCATGGCTAGGCGTAGAAGTAATAGACATGACCTACGAAATCGCAACGGCAATGAAGGTTAACATCACATATGGTTGTCTAATCGTCCATGTTGTAAGTGATGGACCAGCAGACCAAGCAGGTTTACAAGGCGGGACACAACAAGTCCAAATCGCGGGAAAATGGGTAACCATCGGCGGCGATATCATAATAGCCATCAATCAAACAAGAATCACCAACATAGACGCCCTCGCAACTTACCTAGAAGAGTACACTCTACCGGGGCAAACAATAAACGTAACAATAGTAAGAAACAACCAAACAATGACATTTGCCGTTGAGTTAGGAACGCGACCTCCTCCAAGCCCTTCAAGCATGTCATGA
- a CDS encoding ATP-binding cassette domain-containing protein: MSELILKTEQLEKVYKIGGRRIRALSGVNLQVEKGEFVSIMGPSGSGKTTLLNILGCLDKPTRGKVILDGVDVTKLPEKSLYEIRRHKIGFVFQTFNLLPYLNAIENVELPMEGTKKSRDERRKRARELLEMVGLSGREDHMPHQLSAGEQQRVAIARALANNPAIILADEPTGNLDTKTSYQIVRLLGKLNIDQGTTIVMVTHDSHIATLTDRMLFLHDGRLLKKERKGTHLVEKGLMCPRCGGRTQPDDIRCPHCGRKLKK; encoded by the coding sequence ATGAGTGAACTGATTCTAAAAACAGAACAACTAGAAAAGGTCTACAAAATAGGTGGACGCAGAATTCGTGCCCTCTCTGGAGTAAACCTTCAAGTAGAGAAGGGCGAGTTCGTCTCGATCATGGGCCCCTCCGGCTCCGGCAAGACAACGCTACTAAACATTTTGGGCTGTCTCGACAAACCGACACGTGGGAAAGTTATTCTAGACGGAGTAGATGTCACAAAGTTGCCAGAGAAGAGCCTCTATGAAATAAGAAGACATAAAATAGGATTCGTCTTCCAAACTTTCAACCTACTACCATACTTGAACGCAATTGAAAACGTGGAACTCCCCATGGAAGGCACAAAAAAGTCAAGGGATGAAAGAAGGAAGAGAGCTCGCGAACTATTGGAAATGGTCGGGCTGTCGGGAAGAGAAGACCACATGCCGCATCAATTAAGTGCAGGAGAGCAACAAAGAGTCGCCATCGCTCGGGCATTAGCGAACAATCCCGCCATAATTCTGGCAGATGAACCCACAGGCAACCTAGATACAAAAACCAGTTATCAGATCGTCAGGCTTCTGGGAAAACTAAACATTGATCAAGGAACCACCATTGTCATGGTAACTCATGACAGCCACATAGCCACACTCACAGACAGAATGCTGTTTCTCCACGATGGAAGACTATTGAAAAAAGAGAGGAAAGGAACGCACCTCGTAGAGAAAGGGCTCATGTGCCCCAGATGTGGCGGCCGAACTCAGCCGGATGACATACGGTGCCCCCATTGCGGGAGGAAACTAAAAAAATGA
- a CDS encoding ABC transporter permease: MMRLGVLTRAFRNISRRKVRVLLVVIALGFSIAVLISVPAGIKANQDITQAMTEKYQENLAHLMEQINRTALQIYVTAGMPSTPNNQQLYQTFQIPLINESIVDEIRTLDGVQDVVPFLMKAFGEKKTEQTATSIYTYMDIYYVIQGVPFNSTLDDLYFLFPCDIIEGRKPYDGESDAVLIGLNVSRRFNVGAGDTLNINGTDFRVVGVFRSSIDLEEKMVYMDLREAQKILNAEGKVEQIMVVAKDLPSVDKVANELKAKYPDLAVSTYHEQQHTAESMQRQYEEMLEKLSVHLGQIQVTANQVTLISLIATGSMVLFTMLYTVRERTKEIGIMKALGFTNWNVMAQFVLEGAIISLIGGIVGAAIGSVGAPMLATLVLPQLRSNLEMLSSHGGHSSAPWASEPSVVASPDMQLILAGIGVAVLLGALGSLYPAWRASRTRPVEALRHE; the protein is encoded by the coding sequence GTGATGCGTTTGGGTGTCTTAACAAGAGCATTCAGAAACATTTCAAGAAGGAAAGTTAGGGTGCTGTTAGTAGTTATCGCCTTGGGCTTCTCTATAGCGGTTCTAATCTCGGTCCCCGCAGGCATCAAGGCAAACCAAGACATTACTCAAGCCATGACGGAAAAGTACCAAGAAAACCTTGCACACCTGATGGAGCAGATCAACCGAACAGCCCTACAAATATACGTTACTGCAGGTATGCCCAGCACACCCAACAATCAGCAACTGTATCAAACATTTCAAATTCCCCTCATCAATGAAAGCATTGTGGACGAAATCCGGACTTTGGATGGCGTCCAAGATGTGGTGCCGTTTCTGATGAAGGCCTTCGGAGAAAAGAAAACAGAACAAACAGCGACCAGCATATACACTTACATGGATATCTATTACGTTATACAAGGTGTACCATTTAATTCAACGCTGGACGACCTTTACTTCCTATTTCCTTGCGACATTATTGAGGGAAGAAAACCATACGATGGAGAGAGTGACGCCGTTCTCATCGGTTTAAACGTTTCACGCCGCTTTAATGTTGGAGCCGGCGACACCTTGAACATTAATGGAACAGATTTTCGCGTTGTGGGCGTTTTCCGCTCCAGCATCGACCTTGAAGAAAAAATGGTCTACATGGATCTTCGAGAAGCTCAAAAAATACTGAATGCCGAAGGAAAGGTTGAACAAATAATGGTGGTCGCGAAAGATCTCCCCTCTGTAGACAAGGTAGCCAATGAATTAAAGGCGAAATACCCCGATTTGGCAGTCTCTACCTATCATGAACAGCAACATACAGCTGAAAGCATGCAGCGACAATACGAAGAAATGCTGGAAAAATTATCTGTGCACCTCGGTCAAATACAAGTTACCGCTAATCAGGTGACTCTCATCTCCCTCATTGCTACAGGTTCAATGGTATTATTCACAATGCTCTACACCGTACGTGAAAGAACAAAGGAGATAGGCATAATGAAAGCCTTGGGTTTCACCAACTGGAATGTCATGGCACAATTCGTGCTTGAAGGAGCAATAATCAGCCTAATAGGAGGAATTGTTGGAGCTGCCATTGGAAGTGTAGGTGCACCTATGTTGGCGACTCTAGTACTCCCTCAGCTTAGATCCAATTTAGAAATGTTGAGTAGTCATGGAGGACACAGTTCAGCACCTTGGGCTTCGGAGCCCTCCGTTGTCGCAAGCCCTGATATGCAACTCATATTGGCTGGAATAGGCGTAGCTGTTCTACTTGGAGCCTTAGGCAGTCTATACCCCGCGTGGAGGGCGTCCAGAACAAGACCTGTAGAGGCGTTGAGGCATGAGTGA
- a CDS encoding BlaI/MecI/CopY family transcriptional regulator, whose translation MSKKKKYRISQYNIEGEQLESFLGPLETKVIEAVWNSKKKPVTVREIYETLRKQTKIAYTTVMSTMNRLYEKGLLDRRIERGKGGLYYVYWPKVGEQNFKKSAVRQVISSLLRNFGEIVTSCFIEEAATSEEELKALREQLEKMLKERRK comes from the coding sequence ATGTCTAAAAAGAAAAAATATAGAATTTCCCAGTATAACATTGAAGGAGAACAATTAGAGAGCTTCTTAGGTCCCCTTGAGACAAAAGTAATCGAAGCAGTATGGAATTCTAAGAAAAAACCAGTAACTGTTAGAGAAATCTATGAGACACTTAGGAAACAGACGAAAATTGCCTACACCACTGTTATGTCGACCATGAACAGACTGTATGAGAAAGGCTTGCTTGACAGACGAATTGAAAGGGGGAAAGGCGGACTGTATTATGTCTACTGGCCGAAAGTTGGAGAACAGAATTTCAAGAAGTCAGCCGTTCGGCAAGTCATTAGTAGCCTTCTTAGAAACTTTGGAGAAATTGTTACGAGTTGTTTTATCGAGGAAGCGGCTACAAGTGAAGAAGAATTGAAGGCCCTAAGAGAACAACTTGAGAAAATGCTGAAGGAAAGGAGGAAGTGA
- a CDS encoding M48 family metalloprotease — translation MSSISLESILTQLFQPYFYYSVILLTISAVCIKILLRHYHFLGRRAKSIIYLIPLIIPVVVMSFFHPEVTARMVSSVKSTIKSNGDKFVLVTIFSTETLSITGILCLIGLTLGTAFFITLIFFGDKIATKLFHIIMLTRDEYPWLQKRVIEMAKKFNLSTPKIGIVEDLRPNAFTIGYGRRAILVFSIGLLDILNEEEVIAVASHELAHLKNHDFFFKTLSNALNIISFFNPFAYITASAAQREREMLADESGSKLLKHPELLAKALTKIHKVLQTFPKESLLARLTSSLFLVSPIAQKSEIFATHPHVNQRVRNIARLTSRNSLVHRNAAVAVTLSLLIIFGGITTSYYLINIQTSFIQKDSPIISLHQPTDNFMLNPKNGNILLSIPTYTLKYVTRPTPKCIHVKATTGTIMLSLQTELENLEAKYDSIDGNRLINISNSEIGAFCLENSASAPLPYSSTRPQSRPIYGFRIGFEPFRVLVLDFHLKKMESLLVQDRHGRHSLNTRGYTAVEAVNTIERYGWFRQAFYFNVIVFTLVNLRAYINFSLSTSFLVVLGLSTTWIALYTYWTLVRRRAFINWKGHRNKTGLSKITQKFYHKARRTIGAPTAIFGVYQ, via the coding sequence GTGTCTTCAATCAGCTTGGAAAGCATCCTTACTCAGCTTTTTCAGCCTTACTTCTACTACTCAGTCATTCTTTTAACGATTTCAGCAGTATGTATTAAAATCCTTCTGAGACACTATCACTTCCTAGGAAGGAGAGCAAAAAGCATTATTTACTTAATTCCACTCATAATTCCAGTAGTAGTTATGTCGTTCTTTCACCCTGAAGTAACAGCAAGAATGGTTAGTTCCGTCAAGTCCACTATTAAGTCAAACGGTGACAAATTTGTACTTGTAACAATTTTCTCAACCGAAACTCTTTCAATAACTGGAATCCTGTGCTTAATTGGCTTGACCCTAGGAACAGCCTTTTTTATAACCTTAATTTTCTTTGGCGATAAAATTGCTACCAAACTCTTTCATATCATCATGCTTACACGTGACGAGTATCCATGGCTCCAGAAAAGGGTAATTGAGATGGCTAAAAAATTTAACCTTTCAACGCCGAAAATAGGAATTGTGGAAGACCTCAGACCAAACGCATTCACAATAGGATATGGCCGCAGAGCCATACTCGTCTTTTCAATAGGACTTTTAGACATCCTTAACGAAGAAGAAGTGATTGCCGTTGCATCCCACGAATTAGCCCACCTCAAGAACCACGATTTCTTCTTTAAGACGTTATCCAACGCATTAAATATAATTTCATTTTTCAATCCCTTTGCATACATCACAGCTTCGGCGGCTCAAAGAGAAAGAGAGATGCTTGCAGATGAGAGTGGATCCAAGCTCCTAAAGCATCCTGAACTCCTAGCGAAGGCACTTACAAAAATACATAAAGTATTACAGACGTTTCCTAAAGAAAGCTTACTGGCTCGCTTGACCTCAAGCTTATTCCTTGTATCTCCTATCGCCCAGAAGTCCGAGATATTTGCAACTCATCCACATGTAAATCAAAGAGTAAGGAACATTGCCAGGTTGACATCAAGGAATAGTTTAGTGCACCGCAACGCAGCGGTCGCGGTCACACTATCTCTCTTAATAATTTTCGGAGGAATCACAACCAGCTATTATCTGATCAATATTCAAACATCGTTTATACAAAAAGATTCACCTATAATTTCGTTGCACCAACCTACTGATAACTTCATGCTTAACCCAAAAAATGGAAACATTCTATTATCCATACCTACATACACCTTAAAGTATGTGACCCGCCCCACCCCTAAGTGCATTCATGTTAAAGCAACAACAGGAACGATAATGTTATCTTTGCAAACTGAATTAGAAAATCTGGAAGCCAAATACGATAGTATAGACGGAAATAGGCTAATTAACATTAGTAACTCTGAAATCGGTGCTTTTTGTTTAGAGAATTCGGCCTCCGCACCTCTTCCATACAGTTCCACGCGACCACAAAGTAGACCTATTTATGGATTTAGAATTGGATTTGAACCCTTTCGGGTATTAGTCCTAGATTTTCACTTAAAGAAGATGGAAAGTTTGCTCGTTCAGGACAGGCATGGTCGTCATAGCTTAAATACGAGAGGATACACAGCCGTTGAGGCAGTAAACACTATAGAAAGGTACGGCTGGTTTAGACAGGCCTTCTACTTCAATGTAATAGTTTTTACGCTCGTAAACTTACGGGCCTATATAAACTTCTCATTAAGCACCAGCTTCCTAGTTGTTTTGGGATTGTCAACCACTTGGATAGCATTATACACTTATTGGACTTTGGTTCGCAGAAGAGCATTTATCAACTGGAAAGGGCACAGAAACAAAACTGGCCTAAGCAAAATAACACAGAAGTTTTATCACAAGGCTAGGCGGACGATTGGTGCTCCAACTGCGATTTTCGGGGTTTACCAGTAA
- a CDS encoding site-specific integrase — translation MAEVSGNLRDRLIIEFLLYTGLRNSTLRALVYNEHYPEPLLKEYTIKRELERGEECIVIIVHEIMKERVPNACKNRIFYYTFIPPKVTADLHAYIREREEKYGPLRDDDPIFPTGNRRIPLSVRLQTPISSRELQEIVKKAAKRAGVEHERYVYPHCLRKTYESFLRNQPNDVKLDIKEREFLFGHVLPGSQDTYFDRTKIEEMRAKYARLNFEPIVIETEERVVKQEDLQSFLEQGWKFVAALSNGKVVISRKVKRQAKKVHITPEFDRDSCTAQNTPLSTKEREHNNLPRASQENEATFTDNQKLDLEESLTKKTRQKKLQEFLSPD, via the coding sequence ATGGCTGAGGTTTCTGGAAATCTTAGAGATAGGCTTATCATTGAATTTCTGCTCTATACTGGTTTGCGAAACTCTACCCTTAGAGCACTAGTGTACAATGAGCATTATCCAGAACCTCTTCTGAAAGAGTATACAATTAAAAGGGAGCTAGAAAGGGGCGAAGAGTGCATTGTTATAATCGTCCATGAAATTATGAAAGAGCGAGTGCCAAATGCGTGTAAAAATCGAATATTCTACTATACTTTCATTCCACCAAAAGTTACAGCCGACCTTCACGCCTATATCAGAGAAAGAGAGGAAAAATACGGCCCCCTCCGTGATGATGATCCAATTTTTCCTACGGGAAATAGAAGGATACCGCTAAGTGTAAGACTCCAAACCCCGATTTCATCACGTGAACTGCAGGAAATAGTTAAAAAGGCGGCAAAGAGAGCTGGAGTAGAACATGAGCGTTATGTATATCCACACTGTCTCCGGAAGACTTATGAAAGCTTTCTACGTAATCAACCCAATGATGTGAAGTTAGACATCAAGGAACGGGAATTCCTTTTCGGTCACGTTTTGCCGGGCAGCCAAGACACCTACTTCGATAGGACAAAAATTGAAGAAATGCGAGCAAAATATGCTAGATTAAACTTCGAACCGATTGTTATTGAAACGGAGGAACGGGTAGTAAAACAGGAAGATCTTCAGTCATTCCTTGAGCAAGGCTGGAAATTTGTGGCTGCATTGTCGAACGGCAAAGTCGTAATTTCTAGGAAAGTCAAAAGACAGGCCAAAAAAGTGCATATAACACCTGAGTTTGACAGAGACTCATGCACAGCTCAGAATACTCCACTATCAACCAAAGAAAGGGAACATAACAATCTTCCAAGAGCTTCGCAAGAAAATGAAGCTACTTTTACCGACAATCAGAAATTAGATTTAGAAGAATCCCTTACTAAAAAAACGAGGCAAAAAAAGCTCCAGGAGTTTCTTTCGCCTGATTAA
- a CDS encoding tyrosine-type recombinase/integrase, with protein MNVSFFMQTTRVLNKGKHLVSQCQPRESGKCFSFLKVNGWRSEYQSVDLLLRYLSRKCRSEASRRAYLYRLYSFCIYAGANPDKLITLPKSTIEKLIQDYVDEYNYSSNGSYSVRYLNNIIELLTTFFRVNGFKGSKGLEVERYYMPARYRKVPEYIPKKNEIYAMADCAASLRDRAIILTLYSSGIRNSTLRALLIRDIEEELSKGVSNLLIPVYPEMKLVDPYACKRNISYFTFTCDEATEAIRLYLREREEKYGEILSHEPLFSSDYNQIERSKRRSKILTSRQVQFIVKSAAKKAGIQQWKYITPHSLRKAFETVLHSELIDGGRLDPKIQEFFMGHILPGSQDTYFDKSKVEYLRAEYARLSFGRVVVENKFKILRMAVAKAFEGTGLDPDKVIEEYVQMRKYRQKI; from the coding sequence TTGAATGTATCATTTTTTATGCAAACAACTAGAGTACTAAATAAAGGCAAGCACTTAGTTAGTCAGTGTCAACCAAGAGAGTCAGGCAAATGCTTTAGCTTCCTGAAGGTTAACGGATGGAGAAGCGAATATCAAAGCGTGGATCTATTGCTTAGGTACCTTTCAAGAAAATGTAGAAGTGAGGCTTCACGAAGAGCCTACTTGTACAGACTTTACTCCTTCTGCATCTATGCCGGAGCGAATCCAGATAAACTCATTACACTTCCTAAAAGTACAATTGAAAAACTCATTCAAGACTATGTAGATGAATACAATTACAGTAGTAATGGTAGTTATAGTGTAAGATACCTGAACAACATAATCGAGCTTCTAACTACATTTTTTAGAGTAAACGGTTTTAAAGGATCCAAGGGACTTGAAGTCGAACGATATTACATGCCAGCGAGATATAGAAAAGTTCCCGAGTATATTCCAAAGAAAAATGAAATTTATGCAATGGCTGACTGTGCGGCTTCATTAAGAGATAGAGCTATAATTCTAACACTCTACAGTAGCGGTATCAGAAACTCTACTTTACGAGCGTTGCTTATCAGAGATATTGAAGAAGAGCTGTCAAAAGGTGTTAGTAACCTCCTTATTCCAGTTTATCCTGAGATGAAACTTGTAGATCCATACGCGTGTAAACGTAATATCTCCTACTTTACTTTCACATGTGATGAAGCAACTGAGGCAATTAGGCTTTATTTGCGTGAGAGAGAAGAGAAATATGGAGAAATATTAAGTCATGAGCCTCTTTTTTCCTCAGACTATAACCAAATTGAAAGAAGCAAACGGAGATCAAAAATCCTGACATCAAGACAAGTCCAGTTTATAGTTAAATCAGCCGCAAAGAAAGCTGGAATTCAGCAGTGGAAATATATAACTCCACATAGTCTTCGTAAGGCATTTGAAACGGTCCTGCATAGCGAGCTCATAGACGGTGGACGATTAGACCCAAAAATTCAGGAATTCTTTATGGGCCACATCCTGCCGGGCAGCCAAGACACCTACTTCGATAAATCTAAAGTGGAATACTTAAGGGCAGAATACGCGAGACTCAGCTTCGGAAGAGTCGTTGTGGAGAATAAATTCAAGATTTTGAGAATGGCTGTTGCAAAAGCATTTGAGGGTACGGGACTTGACCCAGATAAAGTGATAGAGGAATACGTCCAGATGAGAAAATATAGACAAAAAATATAA
- the dcd gene encoding dCTP deaminase — protein MENNEVCPECGLSQNERTLVDWEIKKLLDLEVIIVEPILNLEEQLGPTGLDLRLDGVFRELRHTRRGFIDLSSEIPEHEFYDTKILEIDKGQHYYIQPGKFVLGQTFEYVALPEFILGELDGRSSWSKSGLEVHATASKIAPGFKGHITFELKNSGEMPVKLQPLSRVACLTFRVTKRPQKTYKGKFQFQVKIKPPKPDDDVKRLDSYFKQNVG, from the coding sequence TTGGAAAACAACGAAGTATGCCCTGAATGTGGACTAAGTCAAAACGAAAGAACCCTTGTTGATTGGGAAATTAAAAAATTACTTGATTTAGAAGTAATTATTGTTGAACCAATACTTAACTTGGAGGAGCAGTTAGGCCCTACGGGGTTAGATTTGAGACTTGATGGCGTATTTAGAGAACTTCGACATACACGAAGGGGATTTATTGATTTATCATCCGAAATACCTGAACATGAATTTTATGATACCAAAATTTTAGAAATAGATAAAGGACAGCATTACTATATACAGCCGGGAAAGTTTGTCCTAGGTCAGACTTTTGAGTATGTTGCGTTACCTGAGTTCATCTTAGGAGAACTTGACGGAAGGAGTAGCTGGAGTAAATCGGGGCTTGAAGTTCATGCGACAGCTTCCAAAATTGCACCAGGATTTAAAGGGCATATTACCTTTGAACTAAAAAATTCTGGAGAAATGCCAGTCAAGTTGCAACCCCTCTCACGAGTAGCATGTCTAACTTTTAGGGTCACTAAAAGACCTCAAAAAACTTACAAAGGCAAATTTCAATTTCAAGTAAAAATTAAACCGCCAAAACCTGATGATGATGTGAAAAGACTAGATTCATACTTCAAGCAGAACGTGGGTTAA
- a CDS encoding tyrosine-type recombinase/integrase yields the protein MDRMKQVNLLEGEVDDAKLIEDFLVDCKLRNFSEESVRSYKSILRITSRFLKQNGLSFLSLDRNGLKKLLKFLINDKGYAIKTLENYFSALSSFYDYLAYEGFVEKNPVLPFRKRYIRQYKAERRNLVSERKLISVEQMRMLINSILDPRDKAIVTLLAKTGIRRKELINIDVDDIDWKEQSIRLKPHPKRSNLIVFFDDECARVLHRWHNARKNWKVAPSCKALFIGRRGQRLKRHGVYRVVTKYAEKVGLHNSKSKKPEDHLTPHCFRHWFTTWLLRNGMPREYVKELRGDKRSEAIDVYHHIDRRELRRMYLACVPKLGID from the coding sequence ATGGATAGGATGAAGCAAGTAAATTTACTAGAAGGCGAAGTTGATGATGCTAAACTTATTGAAGACTTCCTTGTCGACTGCAAGTTAAGAAATTTTTCCGAAGAAAGCGTTAGGAGCTATAAATCTATACTGAGAATTACTTCAAGATTCCTCAAACAAAATGGGCTATCCTTTCTTAGTCTAGATAGGAATGGGTTGAAAAAGTTACTAAAATTCCTGATTAATGATAAGGGCTACGCAATCAAGACTCTGGAAAATTATTTTTCGGCTCTATCCAGTTTCTACGATTATTTAGCTTATGAAGGGTTCGTAGAGAAGAATCCTGTGTTACCTTTTAGGAAACGCTATATTCGTCAGTACAAGGCGGAGAGACGTAATCTGGTTTCGGAGAGAAAGCTTATTTCAGTTGAACAGATGAGAATGCTAATAAATTCCATATTGGATCCTAGGGATAAGGCTATTGTCACTTTGTTAGCGAAGACTGGCATTCGTAGAAAGGAACTGATTAATATAGATGTAGATGACATTGATTGGAAGGAACAAAGCATCCGATTAAAGCCCCATCCTAAGAGAAGCAATTTAATAGTGTTCTTTGACGACGAATGTGCACGTGTATTGCATAGGTGGCATAATGCTAGGAAGAACTGGAAAGTGGCTCCCAGCTGTAAAGCTTTGTTCATAGGGAGACGTGGACAAAGACTGAAAAGGCACGGTGTATATCGTGTTGTAACTAAGTATGCAGAGAAGGTTGGCTTACATAATTCAAAGAGTAAAAAGCCAGAGGATCATTTGACTCCGCACTGTTTTAGGCATTGGTTTACAACATGGTTACTTAGGAATGGAATGCCAAGAGAATATGTAAAAGAACTAAGAGGCGACAAAAGAAGCGAAGCGATAGATGTATATCACCATATTGATAGGAGAGAACTGAGAAGAATGTATCTTGCATGTGTACCAAAGCTTGGAATAGATTGA